A window of the Kosakonia sp. BYX6 genome harbors these coding sequences:
- a CDS encoding M48 family metallopeptidase, translating into MKTLTYLQGYPESLLAQVTTLIEQDRLGEVLAKRYPVSHDITTDKALYQYTQDLKNQFLRNASPVNKVMYDSKIHVLNNALGLHTAVSRVQGGKLKAKAEIRVATIFRDAPEAFLRMIVVHELAHLKEKDHNKAFYQLCCHMEPQYHQLEFDTRLWLTHLALK; encoded by the coding sequence ATGAAGACGCTCACCTACCTTCAGGGCTATCCTGAATCCCTGCTGGCGCAGGTTACCACGTTGATTGAACAAGACCGCCTGGGCGAGGTGCTGGCGAAACGCTATCCGGTCAGCCACGACATCACCACCGATAAAGCGCTGTATCAATACACGCAGGATCTCAAAAACCAATTTCTGCGTAATGCCTCGCCGGTGAATAAGGTGATGTATGACAGCAAAATTCACGTGCTAAATAACGCGCTCGGACTGCACACCGCAGTGTCTCGCGTCCAGGGCGGCAAACTGAAAGCCAAAGCCGAAATCCGCGTGGCGACAATCTTTCGCGATGCGCCGGAAGCATTTCTGCGCATGATTGTGGTTCACGAACTGGCGCATCTAAAAGAGAAAGACCACAACAAAGCGTTTTACCAGTTGTGCTGCCATATGGAGCCGCAATACCACCAGTTGGAGTTTGATACCCGGTTGTGGCTGACGCATTTGGCACTGAAATGA
- the lsrG gene encoding (4S)-4-hydroxy-5-phosphonooxypentane-2,3-dione isomerase, whose translation MNVTLVEINIKPDRVDEFLQVFRANHEGAIREPGNLRFDVLQDPKVKTRFFIYEAYQDDAAVQAHKETPHYLACVEKLEDLMSEPRKKRSFIGLMPES comes from the coding sequence ATGAATGTGACGCTGGTGGAGATCAACATTAAGCCGGATCGCGTGGATGAGTTTTTGCAGGTGTTTCGCGCCAACCATGAAGGGGCGATCCGCGAGCCGGGCAACCTGCGTTTTGATGTGTTGCAGGATCCAAAGGTGAAAACCCGTTTTTTTATTTATGAGGCGTATCAGGACGATGCCGCCGTGCAGGCGCACAAAGAAACACCACATTACCTGGCTTGCGTGGAGAAGTTGGAGGATTTGATGTCGGAACCGCGTAAGAAGCGCAGTTTTATTGGGTTAATGCCGGAGTCGTGA
- the ygjG gene encoding putrescine aminotransferase — MNRLPSSASALACSAHALNLIEKRTLDHEEMKALNREVVDYFKEHVNPGFLEYRKSVTAGGDYGAVEWQAGSLNTLVDTQGQEFLDCLGGFGIFNVGHRNPVVVSAVQNQLAKQPLHSQELLDPLRAMLAKTLAALAPGKLKYSFFSNSGTESVEAALKLAKAYQSPRGKFTFVATSGAFHGKSLGALSATAKSTFRKPFMPLLPGFRHVPFGDIDAMRTLLSECQKTGDDVAAVLLEPIQGEGGVILPPQGYLPAVRKLCDEFGALLIFDEVQTGMGRTGKMFACEHENVQPDIMCLAKALGGGVMPIGATIATEEVFSVLFDNPFLHTTTFGGNPLACAAALATINVLLEENLPAQAEQKGDMLLDGFRALAREYPDLVQDARGRGMLMAIEFVDNETGYNFASEMFRQRVLVAGTLNNAKTIRIEPPLTLTIEQCEQVLKAAANGLAALRVTAEQM; from the coding sequence TTGAACAGGTTACCTTCCAGCGCATCGGCTTTAGCGTGCAGCGCTCACGCCCTGAATCTCATTGAGAAGCGAACGCTTGATCATGAGGAGATGAAAGCATTAAACCGAGAGGTGGTGGATTATTTCAAAGAGCATGTTAATCCGGGGTTTCTAGAGTATCGCAAATCTGTTACCGCCGGCGGGGATTACGGAGCCGTAGAATGGCAAGCAGGCAGTTTGAATACGCTTGTCGACACCCAGGGGCAGGAGTTTTTAGATTGCCTGGGTGGTTTTGGAATATTTAATGTGGGGCACCGTAATCCAGTAGTGGTTTCCGCCGTACAGAATCAACTCGCTAAACAACCCCTTCACAGCCAGGAGCTTCTCGACCCTTTACGGGCGATGCTGGCAAAAACGCTGGCGGCACTCGCGCCCGGCAAACTGAAATACAGCTTCTTTAGCAATAGCGGGACGGAATCCGTCGAAGCCGCGCTGAAACTGGCTAAAGCCTACCAGTCGCCGCGTGGCAAATTCACCTTTGTCGCGACCAGTGGTGCGTTTCATGGTAAGTCCCTTGGCGCGCTGTCGGCGACGGCGAAATCGACCTTCCGCAAACCGTTCATGCCCTTGTTACCGGGCTTTCGCCATGTGCCGTTTGGTGACATTGACGCCATGCGAACCCTGCTGAGCGAATGCCAAAAAACCGGCGACGATGTGGCCGCCGTGCTGCTGGAGCCGATTCAGGGCGAAGGCGGCGTGATCCTGCCGCCGCAAGGCTACTTGCCCGCCGTACGTAAGCTGTGCGATGAGTTTGGCGCGCTGCTGATTTTCGACGAAGTGCAAACCGGTATGGGGCGCACGGGCAAGATGTTCGCCTGCGAACATGAAAATGTGCAGCCGGACATTATGTGTCTGGCGAAAGCGCTCGGCGGCGGCGTAATGCCGATTGGCGCGACCATCGCCACCGAAGAAGTGTTTTCTGTGCTGTTTGATAACCCGTTCCTGCACACCACGACGTTTGGTGGCAACCCGCTGGCCTGTGCGGCGGCGCTGGCGACCATCAATGTGCTGCTGGAAGAAAACCTGCCCGCGCAGGCGGAGCAGAAAGGCGACATGCTGCTGGATGGCTTTCGTGCCCTGGCACGTGAGTATCCGGATCTGGTGCAGGACGCGCGCGGTCGCGGGATGCTGATGGCGATAGAGTTTGTGGATAACGAAACGGGCTACAACTTTGCCAGTGAGATGTTCCGCCAGCGCGTATTGGTTGCCGGAACGCTCAATAACGCGAAAACCATCCGTATCGAACCGCCATTGACGTTGACCATTGAGCAGTGCGAGCAGGTGTTGAAAGCCGCAGCGAATGGGCTGGCGGCATTGCGGGTCACCGCAGAACAGATGTAA
- a CDS encoding NADPH-dependent 2,4-dienoyl-CoA reductase: MSHYPSLFTPLDLGFTTLKNRVLMGSMHTGLEERPDGAERLAAFYAERARHGVALIVTGGVAPALSGVTMEGGAVLRDVSQLPHHRRITDAVHQEGGKIALQILHTGRYSYQPHLVAPSALQAPINRFTPHELGHDEILTLIDDFARCAQLAQLAGYDGVEVMGSEGYLINEFLAARTNQRTDEWGGDYRRRMRFALDVVREVRERVGRDFIIIYRLSMLDLVDGGGTLEETIELAQAVEAAGASIINTGIGWHEARIPTIATPVPRGAFSWVTRKLKGKVRVPLITTNRINDPQVAEEILARGDADMVSMARPFLADAELLSKAQSGRADEINTCIGCNQACLDQIFVGKVTSCLVNPRACHETQMPIIPALRKKNLAVVGAGPAGLAFAVNAAARGHSVTLFDSLAEIGGQFNVAKQIPGKEEFYETLRYYRRMIELTGVALCLNQHVEASMLSLFDEVILACGIEPRIPPIVGIDHPKVLSYLDVLRDKAPVGESVAIIGCGGIGFDTAMYLSQPGEPTSQNIAEFCVEWGIDTSLNEVGGLRPEGPQLPKSPRKIVMLQRKASKPGEGLGKTTGWIHRATLQSRGVKMIPAVSYQKIDDAGLHLLINGEPQLLAVDHVIVCAGQEPRRELAEPLHEMGKTVHLIGGCDVALELDARRAIAQGTKLALEI; this comes from the coding sequence ATGAGCCATTACCCGTCGCTATTTACCCCGCTCGATTTGGGTTTTACCACCTTGAAAAACCGTGTGCTGATGGGTTCGATGCACACCGGGCTGGAAGAGCGCCCGGATGGCGCAGAGCGGCTGGCGGCATTCTACGCCGAACGCGCGCGCCACGGTGTGGCGCTGATTGTGACCGGCGGCGTCGCGCCTGCGCTTTCCGGCGTGACGATGGAAGGCGGCGCGGTGTTGCGGGATGTCAGCCAACTTCCCCATCACCGGCGAATCACCGATGCGGTACACCAGGAAGGCGGTAAAATCGCGCTGCAAATCCTGCACACCGGGCGATATAGCTACCAGCCGCATCTCGTCGCGCCGTCGGCGTTGCAGGCGCCAATCAACCGTTTTACGCCCCATGAGCTAGGCCATGATGAAATTCTCACCCTGATCGATGATTTCGCCCGCTGTGCGCAACTGGCTCAGTTGGCCGGTTATGACGGTGTGGAAGTGATGGGGTCGGAAGGCTATTTGATTAACGAATTTCTCGCCGCGCGTACCAATCAGCGCACCGATGAATGGGGCGGCGATTACCGCCGTCGCATGCGTTTTGCGCTCGACGTGGTGCGCGAAGTGCGCGAGCGCGTGGGCCGCGACTTTATCATCATCTACCGTCTGTCGATGCTCGACCTGGTGGACGGCGGCGGCACGCTGGAAGAGACCATCGAACTGGCGCAGGCGGTGGAAGCGGCGGGAGCCAGCATTATCAACACCGGCATTGGCTGGCACGAAGCGCGCATTCCCACCATCGCCACGCCCGTTCCGCGCGGTGCGTTCAGTTGGGTCACACGCAAGCTGAAAGGCAAAGTGCGCGTGCCGCTGATCACGACCAACCGCATTAACGATCCGCAGGTTGCCGAGGAGATCCTCGCCCGTGGCGATGCGGATATGGTGTCGATGGCGCGCCCGTTTCTCGCCGATGCGGAGTTATTGTCGAAAGCGCAAAGCGGCCGCGCGGATGAGATCAACACCTGTATTGGCTGCAACCAGGCCTGCCTGGATCAGATTTTCGTTGGCAAAGTGACGTCCTGCCTGGTAAACCCGCGAGCCTGCCACGAAACACAAATGCCGATTATCCCTGCCCTGCGCAAGAAAAACCTCGCCGTGGTCGGCGCTGGCCCGGCCGGGCTGGCTTTTGCGGTGAATGCCGCAGCGCGCGGGCACAGCGTGACGCTGTTTGATTCGCTGGCAGAGATCGGCGGGCAGTTTAATGTCGCCAAACAGATCCCTGGCAAAGAAGAATTCTATGAAACGTTGCGCTATTACCGGCGGATGATCGAGTTGACCGGCGTCGCGCTGTGCCTGAATCAGCATGTTGAGGCATCGATGCTGTCGCTGTTTGACGAGGTGATCCTGGCATGCGGCATTGAGCCGCGCATTCCGCCGATTGTGGGTATCGATCACCCCAAAGTGCTGAGTTACCTTGATGTGCTACGCGATAAAGCACCGGTCGGGGAAAGCGTGGCGATTATCGGCTGCGGCGGGATCGGCTTTGATACCGCGATGTATTTAAGCCAGCCGGGCGAACCGACCAGCCAGAATATCGCCGAGTTTTGCGTGGAATGGGGCATCGATACCAGCCTCAATGAAGTGGGTGGCCTGCGCCCGGAAGGGCCGCAGTTGCCGAAAAGCCCGCGGAAGATCGTGATGTTGCAGCGCAAAGCCAGTAAACCAGGGGAAGGTTTGGGGAAAACCACCGGTTGGATCCATCGCGCGACGTTGCAGTCGCGCGGGGTAAAAATGATCCCGGCGGTGAGTTACCAGAAGATCGACGATGCCGGTTTGCATCTGTTGATCAACGGCGAACCGCAACTGTTAGCGGTCGATCACGTGATTGTTTGCGCGGGCCAGGAACCACGACGCGAGCTGGCGGAACCGCTGCATGAAATGGGCAAAACCGTGCATTTGATTGGCGGTTGCGATGTGGCGTTAGAGCTGGATGCGCGCCGCGCAATTGCGCAAGGAACCAAGCTGGCGCTGGAGATTTGA
- the lsrK gene encoding autoinducer-2 kinase, with product MRYLLALDAGTGSIRAVIFDLSGRQIAVGQAEWKHLSVDNVPGSMEFDLKTNWRLACQCIRQALESANLRGADIHAVACCSMREGIVLYDRNGEAIWACANVDARASREVAELKEIHDWQFEAEVYSVSGQTLALSAMPRLLWLAHHRPDIYRKAATITMISDWLASHLSGWLAVDPSNAGTTGMLDLFTRDWRPELLDMAGLRADILSPVKETGSLLGEVTHQAAQECGLRAGTPVVMGGGDVQLGCLGLGVVRAGQSAVLGGTFWQQVVNLPQVRTDPQMNIRVNPHVIPGMAQAESISFFTGLTMRWFRDAFCAEEKLVAERLGTDAYTLLEEMASRVPAGSWGVMPIFSDAMHFKQWYHAAPSFINLSIDPEKCNKATLFRALEENAAIVSACNLTQISQFSAVQFDSLVFAGGASKGALWSQILSDVTGLPVRVPEVKEATALGCAIAAGFGAGLYDDMAATGERLVRWSREFTPNPQHRELYDAMMLKWQAVYADQLTLVDNGLTTSMWQAPGLTART from the coding sequence ATGCGTTACCTTTTAGCGTTAGATGCAGGAACCGGCAGCATTCGGGCGGTGATCTTCGACTTATCCGGGCGGCAAATCGCCGTGGGCCAGGCCGAGTGGAAACACCTCAGCGTGGACAACGTGCCCGGTTCGATGGAATTCGACCTCAAAACCAACTGGCGCCTCGCCTGCCAGTGCATCCGCCAGGCGCTGGAAAGCGCAAACTTGCGCGGCGCGGATATTCACGCCGTCGCCTGTTGCTCAATGCGCGAAGGCATTGTGCTGTATGACCGCAACGGCGAGGCGATTTGGGCCTGCGCCAATGTCGATGCCCGCGCCAGCCGCGAAGTGGCAGAACTCAAAGAGATCCATGACTGGCAGTTCGAAGCCGAAGTCTATAGCGTCTCCGGGCAAACCCTAGCGCTGAGCGCGATGCCGCGTTTGCTGTGGCTGGCGCACCATCGCCCCGATATTTATCGCAAAGCGGCAACCATCACCATGATCAGCGACTGGCTGGCCTCGCATCTCTCCGGGTGGTTAGCGGTTGATCCATCCAACGCCGGAACCACCGGCATGCTCGATCTGTTCACCCGCGACTGGCGACCAGAATTGCTGGATATGGCTGGGTTGCGCGCAGACATTCTCTCGCCGGTGAAAGAGACCGGCAGCCTGCTCGGCGAAGTCACGCACCAGGCGGCGCAAGAATGCGGGCTGCGGGCAGGAACGCCGGTGGTGATGGGCGGCGGCGATGTGCAACTGGGCTGCCTCGGGCTTGGCGTCGTGCGCGCCGGGCAGAGCGCCGTACTCGGCGGCACATTCTGGCAGCAGGTGGTGAACCTGCCGCAGGTACGCACCGATCCACAAATGAATATTCGCGTTAATCCCCACGTGATTCCCGGGATGGCGCAGGCTGAATCCATTAGCTTTTTCACTGGCTTAACCATGCGCTGGTTCCGCGATGCGTTTTGCGCGGAAGAGAAGCTGGTTGCCGAACGCCTGGGTACCGACGCTTACACTCTTCTGGAAGAGATGGCGAGCCGCGTGCCGGCGGGTTCATGGGGCGTGATGCCGATCTTCTCGGATGCCATGCACTTCAAGCAGTGGTATCACGCCGCGCCGTCGTTTATTAACCTCTCCATCGACCCGGAAAAGTGCAACAAAGCCACGCTGTTTCGCGCGCTGGAAGAGAATGCCGCCATTGTCTCGGCCTGCAACCTGACGCAGATCTCGCAATTTTCCGCCGTCCAGTTTGATAGCCTGGTGTTTGCCGGCGGTGCGTCGAAAGGCGCGTTGTGGAGCCAGATTTTAAGCGATGTCACCGGTTTGCCGGTGCGTGTGCCGGAAGTCAAAGAGGCCACCGCGCTGGGCTGCGCGATTGCCGCCGGTTTTGGCGCGGGGTTGTATGACGACATGGCGGCAACCGGCGAGCGGCTGGTGCGCTGGAGCCGCGAGTTCACGCCCAATCCGCAGCACCGCGAGCTGTATGACGCCATGATGTTGAAATGGCAGGCGGTGTACGCCGATCAGTTAACGCTGGTCGACAATGGGTTAACCACCTCGATGTGGCAAGCGCCAGGCCTGACCGCCCGCACATAA
- the lsrF gene encoding 3-hydroxy-5-phosphonooxypentane-2,4-dione thiolase yields MADLDGITDGKDFGFATPQQNVPFALKGCGALDWGMQARLARIFNPASNRTVMLAFDHGYFQGPTTGLERIDLSIAPLFPETDVLMCTRGILRSVVPPATNKPVVLRASGGNSILAELSNECIAVAMEDALRLNVCAVAAQIYIGSEFEHQSINNIIKLVDAGNRYGMPTLAVTGVGKEMTRDARYFSLASRIAAEMGAQFVKTYFVEEGFEKVTASCPVPIVIAGGKKLPEQEALEMCYRAIDQGASGVDMGRNIFQSSAPLAMLKAVKKVVHENMHAREAYQFWLDEKQGVQP; encoded by the coding sequence ATGGCGGATTTAGATGGCATTACAGACGGTAAGGATTTTGGTTTTGCTACCCCGCAGCAAAACGTGCCCTTTGCCCTGAAAGGTTGCGGCGCGCTGGATTGGGGCATGCAGGCGCGGCTGGCGCGCATCTTCAACCCCGCGAGCAACCGCACGGTGATGCTGGCGTTTGATCATGGCTATTTTCAGGGACCAACCACCGGGCTTGAGCGCATTGATTTGTCTATCGCGCCGCTGTTTCCCGAAACGGATGTGCTGATGTGTACGCGCGGTATTTTGCGAAGCGTCGTGCCGCCCGCGACCAACAAACCGGTGGTGCTGCGCGCTTCGGGCGGGAATTCGATTCTGGCGGAGCTTTCTAACGAGTGTATTGCCGTGGCGATGGAAGACGCGCTGCGCCTGAACGTCTGCGCAGTCGCGGCGCAGATCTACATCGGCAGCGAGTTCGAGCATCAGTCGATCAACAACATTATCAAGCTGGTGGACGCGGGAAACCGCTACGGCATGCCAACCCTGGCGGTAACCGGCGTGGGCAAAGAGATGACGCGCGACGCCCGCTATTTTTCCCTCGCCAGCCGAATTGCCGCCGAAATGGGCGCGCAATTTGTGAAGACCTATTTTGTCGAAGAGGGGTTTGAGAAAGTCACCGCCAGTTGTCCGGTGCCGATTGTGATTGCCGGTGGCAAAAAATTGCCCGAGCAGGAGGCTTTGGAGATGTGCTATCGCGCGATTGATCAGGGTGCGTCCGGCGTGGATATGGGGCGCAATATCTTTCAGTCCAGCGCGCCGCTCGCCATGCTGAAAGCGGTGAAAAAAGTGGTACATGAAAATATGCACGCCCGCGAGGCGTATCAATTCTGGCTGGACGAAAAACAAGGAGTGCAACCATGA
- the rlmG gene encoding 23S rRNA (guanine(1835)-N(2))-methyltransferase RlmG, with product MSQVELNGQSFTLDRFPVGVEEASLQAWDAADEYLLQQVNEVDGPVLIFNDSFGALACALAQHRPVSVNDSYIAELATQHNLRINDLDESAVTLQDSLSELPANPALVLIKVPKQQALLEQQLRALRDVVTPQTRIIAGAKARDVHNSTLALFEKILGPTTTTLAWKKARLINCTFTAPALNDGLQLASWKLDGTHWTIHNHANVFSRSGLDIGARFFLQHLPENIEGEMVDLGCGNGVIGLQLLAQNPQSRVLFVDESAMAVASSRLNVESNLPDAVARSEFMINNALSGVEPDRFDAVLCNPPFHQQSAITDHIAWQMFNDARRSLKYGGELRIVGNRHLDYFRKLKRVFGNCETVATNNKFVILKAVKVRKKR from the coding sequence ATGAGCCAGGTTGAGTTAAACGGACAATCATTCACTTTAGACAGATTTCCTGTCGGCGTGGAAGAGGCGTCGCTACAGGCGTGGGACGCGGCGGATGAATATTTGCTGCAACAGGTGAATGAGGTCGATGGCCCGGTTCTGATCTTTAACGATAGCTTCGGCGCGCTGGCTTGTGCGCTGGCGCAGCATCGCCCGGTATCCGTTAACGACTCCTACATTGCCGAGTTGGCAACGCAGCACAACCTGCGCATCAACGACCTCGACGAAAGCGCCGTGACGCTACAGGACAGCCTGAGCGAACTTCCGGCAAACCCGGCGCTGGTGCTGATCAAAGTGCCGAAACAACAGGCTTTACTTGAGCAGCAACTGCGCGCCCTGCGTGACGTGGTGACGCCGCAAACGCGCATTATTGCCGGTGCAAAAGCGCGCGATGTGCACAATTCAACGCTCGCGCTGTTCGAGAAGATCCTCGGCCCAACCACAACAACCCTGGCATGGAAAAAGGCGCGGTTGATTAACTGTACCTTTACCGCGCCTGCGCTTAACGACGGTTTACAGCTTGCAAGCTGGAAGCTGGACGGCACTCACTGGACCATCCATAACCATGCGAATGTGTTTTCACGCAGCGGGCTGGATATCGGCGCGCGCTTTTTCCTGCAACATCTGCCGGAAAACATCGAAGGGGAGATGGTCGATCTTGGCTGCGGAAACGGGGTAATTGGTCTGCAACTGCTGGCGCAAAACCCGCAAAGCCGCGTGCTGTTTGTCGATGAATCAGCGATGGCGGTTGCCTCGTCGCGCCTTAATGTCGAAAGCAATTTGCCGGACGCGGTCGCGCGCAGTGAATTTATGATCAATAACGCGCTGTCTGGCGTGGAGCCGGATCGTTTTGACGCGGTGCTATGTAACCCGCCATTCCATCAACAGAGCGCGATCACCGATCATATTGCCTGGCAGATGTTTAATGATGCGCGCCGAAGCCTGAAATACGGCGGCGAGTTGCGCATTGTAGGCAACCGCCACCTCGATTATTTCCGCAAGCTTAAGCGCGTGTTTGGCAACTGCGAAACCGTGGCGACCAACAATAAGTTCGTCATCCTCAAGGCGGTAAAAGTCCGCAAAAAGCGTTAA
- a CDS encoding methyl-accepting chemotaxis protein: MSSPLYVSQQTFLLDDDTTLMSTTDQQSYITHANDAFVHASGYRLDELHGQPHNLVRHPDMPKAAFADMWFTLKQGEPWSGIVKNRRKNGDHYWVRANAIPMVRNGQLTGYMSIRTQATKEEIAAAEPLYNALNEGRSKKRLYKGLVIGKGGWGKLACIPLRWRARSVMALLWAAQLLALWSTGGNAQAMAAITLAMLVGCLAFEWQIVRPVENVARQALSVATGERNSVEMLNRSDELGLTLRAVGQLGLMCRWLINDVSGQVNSVRNGSETLAKGNDDLNERTRQTVVNVQQTVATMSQMAASVQSNSETASAADKLSSSASSAAAHGGKAMETVVKTMDEIADSTQRIGSITALINDIAFQTNILALNAAVEAARAGEQGKGFAVVAGEVRHLASRSASAANDIRKLIDASASKVQSGYDQVHAAGRTMNDIVSQVQNVTALLGQISQSTSEQATGLTDLTRAVAELDAITQKNAGLVEQSAEVSAMVKHRAGRLQDAVSVLH; encoded by the coding sequence ATGTCTTCTCCTCTTTATGTCAGCCAGCAGACGTTTTTGCTGGACGATGACACCACCCTCATGTCAACGACTGATCAGCAAAGTTACATCACCCATGCCAACGACGCTTTTGTTCACGCCAGCGGCTACCGGCTGGACGAATTACACGGCCAGCCTCACAACCTTGTTCGCCACCCGGATATGCCAAAAGCGGCGTTTGCCGATATGTGGTTCACCCTGAAACAGGGCGAGCCGTGGAGCGGTATCGTCAAGAACCGCCGCAAAAATGGCGATCATTACTGGGTTCGCGCCAATGCGATTCCAATGGTCCGTAACGGTCAGTTGACCGGCTATATGTCGATTCGCACCCAGGCGACAAAGGAGGAGATTGCGGCGGCGGAACCGCTGTATAACGCATTAAATGAAGGACGCAGTAAAAAACGCCTCTATAAAGGCCTGGTGATCGGCAAAGGCGGGTGGGGGAAACTGGCTTGCATACCGCTGCGCTGGCGTGCGCGCAGCGTGATGGCGCTGCTGTGGGCGGCGCAGTTGCTGGCGTTGTGGTCGACAGGTGGAAATGCGCAGGCGATGGCGGCGATTACGTTGGCAATGCTGGTGGGTTGCCTGGCCTTTGAATGGCAGATCGTTCGCCCGGTGGAAAATGTGGCGCGCCAGGCGCTGAGCGTGGCGACCGGCGAGCGCAACAGCGTAGAGATGCTGAACCGCAGCGACGAACTGGGGCTGACTTTGCGGGCTGTCGGGCAATTGGGGCTGATGTGCCGCTGGTTAATCAATGATGTTTCCGGCCAGGTGAACAGCGTGCGTAACGGCAGCGAAACGCTGGCGAAGGGCAACGATGACCTGAATGAACGCACCCGTCAGACGGTGGTCAATGTGCAGCAAACGGTGGCGACCATGAGCCAGATGGCGGCGTCGGTGCAAAGCAATTCGGAAACCGCGTCGGCGGCGGACAAGCTTTCCAGCTCGGCCAGCAGCGCGGCGGCGCATGGCGGCAAGGCGATGGAGACGGTGGTGAAAACCATGGATGAGATTGCCGACAGCACCCAGCGCATTGGATCGATCACCGCGCTGATTAATGACATCGCTTTCCAGACCAATATTCTTGCGCTGAACGCGGCGGTAGAAGCCGCGCGGGCAGGCGAGCAAGGCAAAGGTTTTGCGGTAGTCGCCGGTGAAGTTCGTCACCTGGCAAGCCGCAGCGCCAGTGCCGCTAACGATATCCGCAAACTGATTGACGCCAGCGCCAGCAAAGTGCAGTCCGGCTATGATCAGGTTCATGCTGCGGGACGTACAATGAACGACATTGTCAGCCAGGTGCAAAACGTTACCGCGCTGTTGGGGCAAATCAGCCAGTCCACTTCTGAGCAGGCGACCGGGCTGACAGACCTGACGCGCGCGGTCGCGGAGCTGGATGCCATCACGCAGAAAAACGCCGGTTTGGTCGAGCAAAGCGCGGAAGTGTCGGCGATGGTGAAACACCGCGCGGGCCGCCTGCAAGATGCCGTTTCCGTATTACATTAA